The Pedobacter roseus genome contains a region encoding:
- a CDS encoding YegJ family protein gives MGLLSKIFGKKNVEERKDEPDMVYVPGEDERMNWAIEKANLTLWYFEESLANPQPHHAYFSVKVHIIDGENSEHIWLTEPHFDDEGNLFGTVGNEPVSVGTVKLNQKIGIDRDLISDWMSIENGRLIGGYTIRAIRDGIPEKDKAEFDSSVGLYIDEGIDYFRPNADTPEGAILALENAYNAKDLEAAIACKDFSEEARIMLSKLKMELDDDIINETAEVLKLSFINSTEEHGFPDFSGLQNAFPERKKIDDSHWVITEICWFPDGGKSTQLLNTYKSPKGWVVLGLAETEE, from the coding sequence ATGGGCTTATTATCTAAAATTTTCGGAAAAAAGAATGTAGAAGAACGCAAGGACGAACCAGACATGGTTTATGTACCTGGCGAAGATGAACGCATGAACTGGGCGATTGAAAAGGCGAATTTAACGCTTTGGTATTTTGAAGAAAGCCTGGCTAATCCTCAGCCACATCATGCTTATTTCTCTGTTAAAGTCCATATTATAGACGGCGAAAATAGCGAGCATATTTGGCTTACTGAACCTCATTTTGATGATGAAGGCAATCTTTTTGGTACCGTAGGTAATGAACCTGTAAGTGTGGGCACGGTGAAACTTAACCAGAAGATTGGGATCGATCGCGACCTGATATCAGACTGGATGAGTATTGAAAATGGCCGATTAATTGGCGGTTACACCATACGGGCGATCAGAGATGGTATCCCAGAAAAAGATAAGGCCGAATTCGACAGTAGTGTTGGCTTATATATTGATGAAGGTATAGATTACTTCAGGCCAAACGCTGATACTCCGGAAGGTGCAATATTAGCTCTGGAGAATGCTTATAATGCTAAGGATCTTGAAGCTGCAATAGCATGTAAAGATTTCTCTGAGGAAGCAAGAATCATGCTTTCCAAACTGAAAATGGAGTTAGATGATGACATCATCAATGAAACAGCAGAAGTACTTAAATTATCTTTTATCAATAGTACTGAAGAACATGGCTTTCCTGATTTTTCAGGTCTTCAGAATGCTTTTCCTGAACGGAAAAAAATTGATGATTCCCATTGGGTAATTACTGAGATATGCTGGTTTCCGGATGGTGGAAAATCAACGCAGCTACTCAATACCTATAAATCGCCAAAAGGTTGGGTTGTTTTAGGGCTGGCAGAAACAGAAGAATAA
- a CDS encoding N(4)-(beta-N-acetylglucosaminyl)-L-asparaginase, whose translation MFNRRKFIKASALSAGLLAIDKSSIAEVLPHKDSKAANFPIVISTWDFGIAANADAWKVLSSGGRALDAVEQGVWVPEADEKNQSVGYGGLPDRDGRVTLDACIMDEQGNCGAVLALEYIKHPISVARKVMEKTPHVMLAGDGALQFALEQGFKKENLLTPASEKAWKEWLKTAKYAPVMNIENKLYEKAAPQKLPGNQYNHDTIGMLAIDAKGNISGACTTSGMAYKLHGRIGDSPIIGAGLYVDNEIGGATSTGVGEEVVRNVGSFLVVELMRQGYSPEAACKEAVMRIIKKKPETAKNIQVGFLAINKKGEYGAYAIQQGFSYAVCNAEKQDLLIKGKSYY comes from the coding sequence ATGTTTAACCGCCGTAAATTTATAAAAGCATCCGCCCTATCTGCCGGATTACTTGCCATTGATAAAAGCAGCATAGCTGAAGTGCTTCCCCACAAAGATTCAAAAGCAGCAAATTTCCCGATTGTGATTTCTACCTGGGATTTTGGTATTGCAGCAAATGCGGATGCATGGAAAGTATTATCATCAGGCGGACGTGCGCTGGATGCTGTAGAACAAGGTGTATGGGTTCCGGAAGCAGACGAAAAAAATCAATCGGTAGGCTATGGTGGTCTACCAGACCGTGATGGACGTGTAACCCTTGATGCCTGCATTATGGATGAACAAGGCAATTGCGGTGCTGTTTTAGCCCTCGAATATATTAAACACCCCATTTCAGTAGCCCGTAAAGTAATGGAAAAAACGCCCCATGTAATGCTGGCCGGCGATGGCGCTTTGCAGTTTGCATTGGAACAGGGCTTTAAAAAAGAAAATCTCCTAACTCCTGCAAGCGAAAAAGCATGGAAAGAATGGCTAAAAACGGCAAAATATGCGCCGGTAATGAATATTGAAAATAAACTTTACGAAAAAGCCGCGCCGCAAAAATTACCAGGAAATCAATATAACCACGATACCATCGGGATGTTAGCGATTGATGCAAAAGGAAACATTTCTGGCGCCTGTACCACCAGTGGTATGGCTTATAAATTACATGGACGGATTGGCGACAGTCCGATTATTGGTGCAGGTTTATATGTAGATAATGAAATTGGAGGGGCAACCTCTACCGGTGTGGGTGAAGAAGTGGTAAGAAATGTAGGTTCATTTTTAGTGGTGGAACTGATGCGCCAGGGTTATAGTCCGGAAGCAGCCTGTAAAGAAGCCGTGATGCGCATCATCAAAAAGAAACCTGAAACAGCCAAAAACATACAGGTTGGCTTTTTAGCCATCAATAAAAAGGGTGAATACGGTGCTTATGCCATTCAGCAAGGCTTTAGTTATGCAGTTTGCAATGCAGAAAAACAGGATCTTTTAATTAAAGGTAAAAGCTATTATTAG
- a CDS encoding nitrilase family protein: protein MEAPVYTQIENLKVTVFQAYLFWENIEKNLLNLALRLSMGVREKTDIIILPEMFNTGFSMNSEALAEEMGGKTMQWMQKMADLYNCVVTGSLIIKENNQYYNRLIWMEPDGKHQHYDKRHLFGMGNEDEHFSPGKEKLIVELKGWKIRLAICYDLRFPVWLRNVDQEYDILLLVANWPDKRSAHWKALIPARAIENQSYVIAVNRVGHDGNQIYHSGLSMCLDPYGNTVYYKPEDEDLYTFSINYEELVKVRRQFPFLKDADRFTID from the coding sequence ATGGAAGCACCTGTTTACACTCAAATAGAAAACCTGAAAGTAACTGTCTTTCAAGCTTATCTCTTTTGGGAAAACATTGAAAAAAACCTTTTAAATCTGGCGTTGAGGCTATCGATGGGTGTCAGGGAAAAAACCGACATCATTATCTTGCCCGAAATGTTTAATACCGGTTTTAGCATGAATTCGGAAGCACTGGCTGAAGAAATGGGTGGAAAAACCATGCAGTGGATGCAAAAAATGGCAGATCTGTATAATTGTGTGGTTACAGGAAGCTTAATTATAAAAGAAAACAACCAATATTATAATCGTTTAATCTGGATGGAACCAGATGGCAAACATCAGCATTACGATAAACGCCATTTATTTGGCATGGGTAATGAAGATGAGCATTTTAGTCCTGGCAAAGAGAAACTGATTGTAGAACTTAAAGGCTGGAAAATCAGACTGGCCATCTGCTACGATCTACGTTTTCCGGTTTGGTTGCGAAACGTAGATCAGGAATACGATATCTTGCTTCTTGTTGCCAACTGGCCTGATAAACGCTCAGCACACTGGAAAGCACTTATTCCTGCCCGGGCTATCGAAAACCAAAGTTATGTAATTGCCGTAAACCGTGTTGGCCATGATGGAAACCAGATTTACCATAGCGGATTATCCATGTGTTTAGATCCTTATGGTAATACCGTTTATTATAAACCTGAAGATGAAGATTTATACACGTTCAGCATCAATTATGAAGAATTGGTTAAAGTTAGAAGGCAGTTTCCGTTTTTAAAGGATGCAGATAGGTTTACGATTGATTAA
- a CDS encoding methionine aminotransferase, whose product MLNIQSKLPGVGTTIFSVMSKLAAEHNAINLSQGFPDYACDPKLVELVNKAMKDGFNQYAPMPGANFLKETIAEKVEKLYNIKYNPETEITVTAGGTQAIFTALAAIINAGDEVIIFEPAYDSYAPTVKLLGGLVKTYELAPPAYGIDWDMVKKLFTAKTRMIILNTPQNPTGSILSSDDMQSLIKLISGTDILILSDEVYEHLIYDEQKHQSVMLYPELKQRSFIVASFGKLLHATGWKLGYCLAPEKLMKEFRKVHQFNVFSVNSPMQQAIAEYIKEPKNYTGLASFFQQKRDYFRDLLAESRFKLLPCNGSYFQCASYSDISDEKDTDFSMRLIKEFGVATIPVSAFYQKSTDHKIIRFCFAKENATLAQAAEKLKNV is encoded by the coding sequence ATGCTGAATATACAATCTAAACTTCCCGGTGTAGGTACCACCATTTTTTCGGTGATGAGTAAACTTGCGGCAGAACACAATGCCATTAATTTATCACAAGGATTTCCTGATTATGCCTGCGATCCAAAGCTGGTTGAATTGGTAAACAAAGCCATGAAAGATGGTTTTAACCAATACGCACCAATGCCAGGTGCTAATTTTTTAAAAGAAACCATTGCAGAGAAAGTTGAAAAACTTTATAACATTAAATATAACCCTGAAACGGAAATCACCGTTACAGCAGGCGGAACACAGGCTATTTTTACCGCATTGGCAGCTATCATTAATGCGGGCGATGAGGTGATAATTTTCGAACCGGCTTATGATAGTTATGCACCTACTGTAAAACTTTTGGGTGGTTTGGTTAAAACCTACGAACTCGCCCCTCCTGCCTACGGTATAGATTGGGACATGGTTAAAAAGCTGTTTACAGCTAAAACAAGGATGATTATCTTAAATACGCCGCAGAATCCTACGGGGAGTATTTTATCATCAGACGATATGCAATCGTTGATTAAACTGATTAGTGGTACCGATATTTTAATTTTAAGTGATGAGGTTTATGAACATTTAATTTATGATGAACAAAAACACCAAAGTGTAATGCTCTATCCTGAATTAAAGCAGCGAAGCTTTATCGTAGCCTCTTTCGGCAAACTTTTACATGCTACCGGTTGGAAACTCGGTTACTGCCTGGCACCCGAAAAACTGATGAAGGAATTTAGAAAGGTACACCAATTTAACGTTTTCAGCGTTAATAGTCCCATGCAGCAGGCTATTGCCGAATACATTAAAGAACCGAAAAATTATACTGGATTAGCCAGTTTTTTCCAACAGAAACGTGATTATTTCAGGGATCTTTTGGCCGAGAGCCGTTTTAAACTTTTGCCTTGTAACGGTTCTTATTTTCAGTGTGCAAGCTATAGCGATATCAGCGATGAAAAAGACACTGATTTTAGTATGCGCTTAATTAAAGAATTTGGAGTAGCCACCATTCCTGTTTCGGCATTTTATCAGAAATCGACCGACCATAAAATCATTCGCTTCTGCTTTGCCAAAGAAAATGCTACACTAGCCCAAGCTGCAGAGAAATTAAAAAACGTTTAA
- a CDS encoding DUF2271 domain-containing protein has product MKFKHLAAVFLVVITASAFVSPKKALRTFVSNYENVLGTSLELKFKASNQAVADLAEEHALKEIDRLDDILSAYKPTSEFSKWMKNGKQTTKISPELFEVLQQFEHYKNVTNGALDASAAVIGNVWKKASAENSLPSANELETAVNLVKQQHYILNEKNKTVTRLDDVPLALNSFAKSYIINKAADQAIQTPGIENVVVNIGGDMVIKGNQSENIEIANPKADAENEAALNKVKVSNMAVATSGNYRRGFNVNGKWYSHIVDPRTGNPASEIISATVIAADASEAGALATSFNVLSVSEIEAITANRNDIAYLLVTKNGKEIKSKTWAKYELTSNKPAITLARVNKADKAWNTKYELIVNLELANIESTDGKRVRRPFVAVWVEDAAKTPVRNLAIWYNKPRWLPDLKSWNRVNGDEFRKGAEGKLSSTSSATRGPGKYSLSWDGKDDSGKLVKAGIYTVYIEVAREHGTYQVISKEMKFTGSAQKVELTPNTELASASLDYRKIAK; this is encoded by the coding sequence ATGAAATTTAAACACTTAGCCGCCGTATTTTTAGTGGTCATTACTGCATCAGCATTTGTGAGTCCTAAAAAAGCTTTAAGAACATTTGTCTCCAACTACGAAAATGTATTGGGCACTTCCTTAGAATTGAAATTCAAAGCAAGTAATCAGGCAGTTGCCGATCTGGCCGAAGAGCATGCGCTTAAGGAAATAGATCGCTTAGACGATATTTTAAGTGCCTACAAACCGACTAGCGAGTTTAGCAAATGGATGAAAAACGGAAAACAAACGACTAAAATTTCACCAGAATTATTTGAGGTTTTGCAACAGTTTGAGCATTATAAAAATGTAACCAACGGCGCTCTTGATGCATCTGCAGCGGTTATTGGCAATGTTTGGAAAAAAGCTTCGGCCGAAAACAGCTTGCCATCGGCCAATGAGCTGGAGACCGCAGTTAACCTGGTTAAACAACAGCATTATATACTGAATGAGAAAAATAAGACCGTTACCCGTTTAGATGACGTGCCTTTAGCTTTAAACTCTTTTGCCAAAAGTTATATTATCAATAAAGCTGCTGATCAGGCCATTCAAACTCCCGGTATCGAAAACGTAGTGGTGAATATTGGCGGCGACATGGTGATTAAAGGAAACCAATCAGAAAACATAGAAATTGCCAATCCAAAAGCTGATGCAGAGAATGAAGCAGCTTTGAATAAGGTTAAAGTTTCTAATATGGCGGTGGCAACCAGTGGCAACTACCGCAGGGGTTTTAATGTAAATGGAAAATGGTACTCGCACATTGTAGATCCACGCACAGGAAACCCAGCATCAGAAATTATCAGCGCTACCGTTATTGCTGCTGATGCCAGTGAAGCAGGTGCTTTAGCTACTTCCTTTAATGTATTATCAGTTTCAGAAATTGAGGCTATAACGGCAAATAGAAATGATATTGCCTATCTATTGGTGACTAAAAATGGTAAAGAAATTAAAAGCAAAACCTGGGCGAAATATGAATTAACTTCTAATAAGCCAGCAATTACCTTAGCTAGAGTTAATAAAGCAGATAAAGCCTGGAATACGAAATACGAGCTGATTGTAAACTTAGAACTAGCCAATATCGAATCAACCGATGGAAAACGTGTTCGCCGTCCCTTTGTTGCGGTTTGGGTTGAAGATGCTGCAAAAACACCGGTACGTAACCTGGCCATCTGGTATAATAAACCCCGTTGGTTGCCTGACTTAAAATCATGGAACCGCGTAAATGGTGATGAATTTAGAAAAGGAGCAGAAGGAAAATTAAGCTCAACTAGTTCAGCTACCCGTGGCCCTGGTAAATACAGCTTATCATGGGATGGAAAAGATGATAGCGGAAAACTAGTAAAAGCAGGTATATATACTGTTTATATTGAAGTGGCCCGCGAACATGGAACCTATCAGGTTATTTCAAAAGAAATGAAATTTACAGGCTCCGCACAAAAAGTAGAATTAACCCCAAATACAGAATTAGCATCTGCATCCCTTGACTACAGAAAAATCGCAAAATAA
- a CDS encoding PepSY-associated TM helix domain-containing protein, which yields MIPAPNGLGKKPVKKDSGKGKGKKRLAGLSRWLHIYLSMVSFTILLFFAVSGLTLNHADWFTSGKELVAKDSGSVNLKWVNQADTNKINKLQIVEFFRNKHQIKGALSDFRIDDRELSLTFNGPGYLADSFIDRETGKYELTTTRFGAVAVINDLHKGRDSGKAWSWIIDISAVLMTLVSISGIILICFIKKKRLSGFIIAAVGTIICYLIYKLFVP from the coding sequence ATGATCCCTGCCCCTAATGGCCTTGGGAAAAAGCCGGTAAAAAAGGATAGCGGAAAAGGCAAGGGAAAAAAGCGTTTAGCTGGATTATCGCGCTGGTTGCATATTTATTTATCAATGGTGAGCTTTACCATCTTGCTGTTTTTTGCGGTATCGGGCTTAACCTTAAACCATGCCGATTGGTTTACATCTGGTAAAGAACTAGTTGCTAAAGATTCTGGTTCGGTAAATTTAAAATGGGTAAACCAGGCAGATACCAATAAAATAAATAAGTTACAAATTGTTGAGTTTTTCAGGAACAAACACCAGATTAAGGGCGCATTGAGCGATTTTAGAATCGACGACCGCGAACTCAGTTTAACTTTTAACGGGCCCGGTTATCTTGCCGATTCTTTTATCGACCGCGAAACAGGTAAATACGAATTAACCACCACCAGGTTTGGTGCGGTGGCCGTAATTAACGATTTACACAAAGGAAGGGATTCGGGCAAGGCATGGTCTTGGATTATCGATATTTCTGCGGTACTTATGACCTTAGTATCTATCTCAGGTATTATTCTGATCTGTTTTATTAAAAAGAAAAGATTAAGCGGATTTATTATCGCGGCAGTAGGAACAATAATCTGTTATTTGATCTACAAATTATTTGTTCCTTAA
- a CDS encoding S66 peptidase family protein, translating into MNRKHFLSSFIAAATVFPAFKTLANTVENESSSFKIPPYLKPGDTIGITSPAGYITLEQIQPSVLQMQSWGFTIKIGDTIGKRDFTYGGTDEERLADLQRMLDDPNLKAIMCARGGYGLVRIIDQLDFSSFKKNPKWIIGFSDITVLHCHLAKNYGIASIHSKMCNSFPDDWSKAEQIQIETILSIKNALIGEPMGYTAPASINNRPGKVDGILVGGNLSIIETLAGSNSDLNTKDKILFIEDTGEYLYSIDRMLWNLKRSGKLKNLKGLIVGGFKVKPDDAGEEFGKTIYEIVLEKVKEYNYPIAFDFPVGHQRNNYALKCGVNHTLTVKETGSILQTIA; encoded by the coding sequence ATGAACCGAAAACACTTCCTTTCTTCATTTATCGCAGCTGCAACTGTATTTCCTGCTTTTAAAACACTGGCAAATACAGTAGAAAATGAAAGTTCATCTTTTAAAATCCCACCCTATTTAAAACCCGGCGATACGATTGGAATAACCAGTCCGGCGGGATACATTACCCTGGAACAGATTCAGCCTTCGGTTTTACAAATGCAAAGCTGGGGTTTTACCATAAAAATTGGCGATACCATTGGCAAACGCGATTTTACTTATGGCGGAACGGACGAAGAAAGGTTAGCAGATTTACAGCGTATGCTTGATGATCCGAATTTAAAAGCCATTATGTGTGCCCGCGGCGGATACGGTCTGGTACGCATTATTGATCAGCTCGATTTCTCTTCCTTCAAAAAAAATCCAAAGTGGATTATCGGTTTTAGCGACATTACCGTTTTACATTGCCATTTGGCTAAAAATTATGGGATAGCCTCCATCCATTCTAAAATGTGCAACAGCTTCCCCGACGACTGGAGCAAAGCGGAGCAGATACAGATTGAAACCATACTGTCTATCAAAAACGCTTTAATTGGTGAGCCAATGGGTTACACTGCCCCAGCCAGTATTAATAACCGGCCTGGCAAAGTTGACGGCATTTTGGTTGGTGGAAACCTGAGCATCATCGAAACCTTAGCTGGAAGCAATTCTGATTTAAATACAAAAGATAAAATACTTTTTATAGAAGATACGGGCGAATACCTTTATAGTATAGACCGGATGCTGTGGAATTTAAAACGCAGCGGAAAACTAAAAAACTTAAAAGGATTAATTGTTGGTGGCTTTAAGGTTAAACCTGATGATGCCGGTGAAGAATTTGGCAAAACCATTTATGAAATCGTATTAGAAAAAGTAAAGGAATACAACTATCCTATCGCTTTTGATTTCCCCGTGGGGCACCAACGGAATAATTATGCTTTAAAATGCGGTGTAAACCATACGCTAACCGTGAAAGAAACAGGTTCAATACTACAAACAATAGCCTAA
- a CDS encoding DEAD/DEAH box helicase: MSLDKLKLSKPLVAAMTDAGFLTPKEIQAKTMSRILGGQDVIAVGPEGSGKTTTYVLATLMKLKYAFEEAPRALILVPDAEHVDHVLEQFKLLNRNSTFRILGIDSRGAVDTQMNEITDGCDIIVAVPDRARALYLKLALNTNKIQLFIVDNAELIVKKGLQLPVVELANSAYKSQHVVFTEVMHEKLNLMISPFMKDSASTIEVDEIGEKQAEVYQQMLYQVPNFRTKLNLLTLLLNDTEVFDKVVVFVNTRLTAQTVYKNFNQVKEGEISIYRSLFFDDKGYDDIEDFKDNPDARVLIVANENLGDLNIEGIPFILHLELPEQKETLIQRIVKHGDEDVVAITFSTDIELIEVKKIEQAIGQKLEVMELPEDLKVVDAAAKPKKKKTTEEDEDAERGAAFHEKKASNLKNYNYSAGTKAKMTYKNKKGLS; encoded by the coding sequence GTGTCTTTAGATAAATTAAAACTTAGCAAACCACTTGTAGCGGCAATGACTGATGCAGGATTTTTAACTCCAAAAGAAATCCAGGCCAAAACCATGTCGCGTATTTTAGGTGGACAAGATGTTATAGCGGTGGGGCCGGAGGGTTCGGGAAAAACAACAACCTATGTTTTAGCAACTTTAATGAAATTAAAGTATGCCTTTGAAGAAGCGCCAAGAGCTTTAATTTTAGTGCCCGATGCAGAACATGTAGATCATGTATTGGAGCAATTTAAATTACTTAACCGTAACAGCACTTTCAGAATTTTGGGAATCGATAGCCGTGGCGCTGTTGATACACAAATGAACGAGATCACCGACGGTTGCGATATTATTGTTGCTGTACCCGATCGTGCCCGCGCTTTATACCTAAAACTAGCGCTAAATACCAATAAAATTCAGTTGTTTATTGTAGATAATGCAGAACTGATTGTAAAAAAAGGTTTACAGTTGCCGGTTGTGGAACTGGCCAATAGTGCCTATAAATCGCAGCATGTGGTGTTTACAGAAGTAATGCACGAAAAATTAAACCTCATGATTTCGCCTTTCATGAAAGATTCTGCTTCAACGATTGAAGTAGACGAAATCGGCGAAAAGCAGGCAGAGGTTTACCAGCAAATGTTGTATCAGGTACCAAATTTCAGGACCAAACTCAACTTACTCACTTTATTGTTAAATGATACAGAGGTTTTTGATAAAGTAGTGGTTTTTGTCAATACAAGGTTAACTGCACAAACCGTATATAAAAACTTTAATCAGGTTAAAGAAGGAGAAATTAGCATCTATCGCTCCTTGTTTTTTGATGATAAAGGCTATGATGATATTGAAGACTTTAAAGATAATCCTGATGCTAGGGTATTAATTGTTGCGAATGAAAACCTGGGTGATTTAAATATAGAAGGGATTCCTTTTATCCTGCATTTAGAATTACCAGAACAGAAAGAAACTTTAATTCAGCGTATTGTAAAACATGGTGATGAAGATGTAGTAGCGATTACTTTCTCTACCGATATCGAATTGATCGAAGTGAAAAAAATTGAGCAGGCCATCGGACAGAAACTGGAGGTAATGGAATTGCCAGAGGATTTAAAAGTAGTAGATGCAGCAGCGAAACCGAAGAAAAAGAAAACTACCGAAGAAGATGAAGACGCTGAACGTGGTGCAGCCTTTCACGAAAAGAAAGCCAGTAACTTAAAAAATTACAATTATAGCGCCGGCACAAAAGCCAAAATGACCTATAAAAATAAAAAGGGATTGTCTTAG
- a CDS encoding OmpA family protein, giving the protein MNTRITKSTMLVALLGLSSQLFAQDTPTTPPTGGRFGEKSFRTWSVGVHGGILSQNTFLGKGSVDAREFKSIGYGGFIKKQILPALGLQADFLRGDIKTANYLGSNVEQKNSIQWSGSLTAVLNIANFSLNTENAVLIPYVKAGAGYMSSDSQVGTTEVFNGREGWFIPTGVGFKFGVAKGINIDLGYDINFIKSSPTVKNAYNENRFSYSHVGLEFALGNKENSQLQNYSAVADLRKQSAEESAELRRALSTAEQNAQRDREQYAKDLADDDNDGVANKFDKCAGTAAGTVVDGSGCPLAAPKTIIKETTVITEADRKVVRDAISNLEFDLGKSTIRSKSFATLNRVAGLLVEKNFSLKLAGHTDNTGGRELNLRLSKDRAESVKAYLVSQGANASRIEATGYGPDQPIATNKTAAGRQQNRRVEFTLY; this is encoded by the coding sequence ATGAATACGAGAATTACAAAATCAACAATGTTGGTTGCATTATTAGGTTTATCATCACAATTGTTTGCCCAAGATACACCAACAACTCCTCCTACCGGTGGTCGGTTCGGAGAAAAATCTTTCCGTACCTGGAGTGTAGGTGTACACGGAGGTATCTTAAGCCAGAATACTTTTTTAGGTAAAGGAAGTGTAGATGCAAGAGAATTTAAAAGTATCGGTTACGGTGGCTTCATTAAAAAGCAAATTTTGCCAGCTTTAGGCTTACAGGCAGATTTCTTACGTGGAGATATTAAAACGGCTAATTATTTAGGCAGTAATGTTGAACAAAAGAATAGCATCCAATGGTCAGGATCATTAACTGCAGTATTAAACATTGCTAACTTTAGCTTAAATACTGAAAACGCAGTTTTAATTCCTTACGTAAAAGCAGGTGCTGGTTACATGTCATCAGATTCACAAGTAGGAACTACTGAAGTATTTAATGGCAGAGAAGGTTGGTTTATTCCAACAGGAGTTGGATTTAAATTTGGCGTAGCTAAAGGAATTAACATCGATTTAGGATACGACATTAACTTTATCAAATCATCTCCAACAGTTAAAAATGCTTACAACGAAAACAGATTCTCTTACTCTCACGTAGGTTTGGAATTTGCTTTAGGAAACAAAGAAAACTCTCAATTACAAAACTACAGTGCAGTTGCTGATTTACGCAAACAAAGTGCTGAAGAAAGTGCTGAGTTAAGAAGAGCATTATCTACTGCTGAGCAAAATGCACAACGTGATAGAGAGCAATATGCTAAAGACTTAGCTGACGATGATAACGATGGTGTAGCAAACAAATTTGACAAATGTGCAGGTACTGCAGCAGGTACAGTAGTTGATGGTTCTGGATGTCCTTTAGCAGCTCCAAAAACGATCATTAAAGAAACTACAGTAATTACTGAAGCAGACCGTAAAGTAGTTAGAGATGCTATTTCTAACTTAGAATTTGATTTAGGTAAATCAACTATCCGTTCTAAATCATTCGCTACTTTAAACCGTGTTGCTGGTTTATTGGTAGAGAAAAACTTTAGCTTAAAATTAGCTGGTCACACTGATAATACTGGTGGCAGAGAGTTAAACTTACGTTTATCTAAAGACAGAGCTGAATCAGTAAAAGCTTACTTAGTATCTCAAGGTGCAAATGCATCAAGAATCGAAGCTACAGGTTACGGACCTGACCAACCTATTGCAACTAATAAAACTGCAGCTGGTCGTCAACAAAACCGTCGTGTAGAGTTTACTTTATACTAG
- a CDS encoding YdeI/OmpD-associated family protein, whose protein sequence is MENLLLKKLQVKPGYIVKVVDAPEHAAAIFGNIPSDIVFKYDQEANFNVLITFTVSKDQLNQQIKSNLKNINAKTIFWVFYPKKSSKIKSDLDLMKSWEELNAFGLTPCASAAINETWTALRLKLIDEVKPSGMRNDHIKTNEYGEYIDPVNKTVKLPDDLKMLLVKHPQALAYFNQLAYSHRKEYVLWILSAKQEKTRFSRIEKTVEMLLNNKKNPSDK, encoded by the coding sequence TGTTAAGGTAGTTGATGCACCTGAACATGCAGCAGCTATTTTTGGCAATATTCCATCTGATATTGTTTTTAAATATGATCAGGAAGCCAATTTTAATGTATTAATTACCTTTACCGTAAGTAAAGATCAACTTAATCAACAGATTAAAAGCAATCTAAAAAATATTAATGCGAAAACGATTTTCTGGGTATTTTACCCAAAAAAATCCTCAAAAATAAAATCCGATCTCGACCTGATGAAGAGCTGGGAAGAACTGAATGCTTTTGGTTTAACGCCATGCGCATCAGCAGCGATTAACGAAACCTGGACTGCCCTACGCCTAAAACTCATCGACGAAGTAAAACCATCAGGGATGAGAAACGACCATATCAAAACCAATGAATATGGCGAATACATAGATCCGGTAAATAAAACCGTAAAACTTCCTGATGATTTAAAAATGCTCTTAGTAAAGCATCCGCAGGCTTTAGCCTATTTTAACCAGCTTGCTTATAGCCATCGGAAAGAGTATGTACTTTGGATACTATCTGCAAAACAAGAGAAAACCCGTTTCAGCAGAATTGAAAAAACAGTAGAGATGCTGTTAAACAACAAAAAAAATCCGTCAGATAAATAA